ACGCGGCGGAAGCCATGAAGGGAGCCGTCATCACGATCGCCAAGGACGAACGGGTGGATCTTGAAGAGGATGAATACTGGCTGGACGACATCATCGGCCTTGCGGTATTCGACCACGCCACGGGGGAGAGGCTCGGAGAAATAACGGAAGTTATGTACACGGGCAGCAACGACGTTTACGTCGTCAAGACCTCCGGGGGGACCTCGAAAGCGATACCGGCAGTCGCCGACGTGATAAAAAACGTTGATCCGGCAAACGGCACCATGACAGTAAATATTCCGGAGGGTCTGTGGGACTGATATGAAAATATCGATAGTCACCGCCTTTCCAGAGCTCATGCGCAGCTACCTTGCCGCCAGCGTCTTAGGACGGGCAGTCGCGGCGGGAAAGCTGGATGCCGGCGTTATCGACATCAGAGACTTTGCGGAGGGCGACTACCGGCAGATAGACGACTACTGTTACGGCAGCGGCGGCATGATGCTGATGGCGGAACCGCTTGCGAAGGCTCTGGCCTCCGTTTCGGAGGGCGGGAAGCCGTACGTCGTCTACCCGAGCCCGCAGGGGACGCACCTTTATCAGGAGCTTGTGGAAGACCTCTCGCGCAAAGAGCATCTGGTGATAATCTGCGGACATTACGAGGGCGTGGACGAACGTTTCACGCAGAAATACGTGGACATGGAGATATCGCTCGGCGACTTTGTGCTTACCGGAGGCGAAATGCCCGCGATGGCGATAGTCGACGCGGTCTCCCGCCTCATACCGGGAGTGGTCGGCAATAACTCCTCGGTCACCGAGGACTCCTTCTACAGCGGCATGCTCGACACACCGCATTACACGCGCCCGGCCGAATGGCGGGGAGAGCGTGTGCCGGAGGTGCTGACCAACGGCGACGCGAAGGCGATCGACCGGTGGCGCCGCCGCCGTTCCGTGGAGCGGACGCTTGACCGGCGGCCCGATATCGCGGCGAGGGCGGGGATAATTCCCTGGCTTTCCGGGGGAGCCTACGTGATGGAGGTGCACTATCCGGTGCTCGATAAACGCGGAGAAAAATCATCCACCGCGATAACGGGGATGGATCTGCACGATATCGCGCGCGCCTGCCGCACCTACGGAATAAAAAAATACCTGCTGGTGACGCCGCTCGCCCAGCAGCGTGAGATGGCAAAGCGGATCGCCGGACACTGGACGTCCGGCTGGGGATCGGAATACAATCCCGACCGCAAGGAGGCCTTCTCAACGCTGAAAATATTCGCCTCCGTCCAGAAGGCGCTGGCGTGGGTGCTCGAGAAGGAAAAGAGAGAGCCCTTCAAGATAGCCACCACGGCGAAACGTCACGCGGGAGCCCGGCACTGGCTCTCCCTTAAGAGGGAGATCCTTAAAAAGGACCACAGCCCGGTCTTCATGTTCGGGACCGGCTGGGGGCTTCACGACGAGGTAATGGATATCTCCGACGCGGTGATGACGCCGATAACGGGCGGCTGCGACGGCTGGAACCATTTATCCGTGAGAAGCGCCGTCGGCATAACGCTTGACAGGTTCTTCGGCTGGCGATAGGAGCCTTTGGCTCAAAAAGTAAAAAGAGAGGCGCGCGGGAGACCGCCCGTCCTTTCAAAAGATAAAAATCATCAAAAAAGATAATTAAAGAAGGAGGGAAAACCTTATGCAGGATCCCAGAATAGCTCTGGTTGAGAAGAAATTCCATAAAGACGCAGATTCGATTCCTGAATTTCGTTCAGGGGATACGGTCAAGGTCCACGTCAAAGTAAAAGAGGGAAACCGCGAGCGTATCCAGGTATTTGAGGGCGTAGTGATCGGCCGCCAGCACGGCGGTCTTCGCGAGAACTTCATCGTCCGCAAGATGTCGAACGGCGTCGGCGTGGAAAGAATCTTCCCCGTCCACTGCCCGTCGATCGACAAGATCGAAGTGACGCGCAAGGGCAAAGTCCGCCGCGCGAAGCTCTACTATCTCCGTAAACTCAGCGGAAAAGCCGCGAGAATCAAAGAGCGCAGAGACTTCAACTAAGTTTAAACGCAGCGCCAATACTAAGCGACTCACACAAAACGCGGAGGCTTTGCCTCCGCGTTTTGTGTGAGTCGCTTATAAACGCCGATTTACGCGATTGCGGGGAAAGATAAACTGGGGTTTATATTTTTAAGCCTCCCTCGCCGAGGGAGGTGGGCCGGCGCGCGATTTTGCGCCGGGTCGGAAGGAGTGTTGCACTGCGCGGCGCATGTTTTCCGCGCCACACAGTGCCCGCGGCGCAAGCCGCGGGAGAAGATAAGGCCAGAACAAAAACAAAACCCAAGGTCAACTCTCCCTCACCCCGCTTCGCGGGGAGCTCCCTCGGCTGAACAGAGTCCCGCAAACCGGACAACGCTATAAAAGCTCCCAAGGGTATCAAAAATTTATTCAATAAAGAGACTTCGATATTGCATCGGAGCCTTTTTCAATTTTATCTGTATCCTGTCGTTATTATAATACCTTATATATTTGTCTATAGCATCTTTGGCCTCCTCGTAGTTCTCCCATTTTTACTCGGTTGACGAGTTCTGATTTAATGTGACTAAAGAAGTTTTCTGCACAGGCATTATCCAAACAATTTCCTTTCCTTGACATCGAGACCTTGAGTCCGTATCTTTGTGTCAGGTTGAAATATGCATGGCTTGTATATTGAAACCCCTGGTCGCTGTGGAGGATTGGTCCATCAGCGACCACCTTATTATTATTTTCAAATGCTTTCTTCAATGTATCGGTTACTAACTTAATATTATTATTACGACTGATTTGATATCCCTGTATGGAATTATCAAAGAGATCTTTTATCATGGAGAGGAATATATTACCCTTTTTGTTCGTATATATGTAATATCAGTAACCAGTTTCTGGTTTGGTCTGTCGGAACGAAATTCTCTGTTCAGGATATTCTCATAGCTGTGGATATTTCCTGACATCACTTTAAACTTTTTCTTTTTTCTTATTTCCGCTTGAAGTCCCGCTTTTTTCATAACACGCCTTACCCTCTTATTGTTTACATGAATGCCAATGAAGTTGTTGAGCCACAGAGTCATTCGCCTGTACCCATAAGTGTTTTTGTTGATATTCTGTCACGTTCTTATTGCTTCTATGAGAGGAACGTCTTTATCTTCCATTCCACGCCGCCTTTAGCCAACTGTAGTATGTCGAACGAGATACGGACAAAAATCTACACATTACACAGACAGAATGTTTTGTTGAAAATTCAAAAATGATTCTGTATTTAATATTTCTTTCTATCACCACCTTTGCAGCTCTAAGGCTTTTTTAATACATCGACCTGCATTTCCAGCTCTTTAATCTTTTCTATGCTATTTGTAACTTCCAATTTCTTATCTGGACAGTCTTGTTTTGAACTAGAAATATCCCCTTGTTCGATAAATTCCTTACACCATCGTCTTAAAAGAGAGGGACTTGAAATGTTAAAAGATGAGGTAACATCTACCATAGTACGTCCCTCTTCTAAATGAGCCGAAACAGCTTCAAGTTTTACAGCCTTGCTGTAGGTTCTTTTTCCTTGTATCATCCAGTAAGTCCTTCTGTCCGCTCTTATATAAAGATATCCATGTTTTAACAGAATCATGACTAACACCAAGTTCTTCAGCAATCCGCCTTCGTGGAATTCCCTGTTTGTGCATCTCAATTGCTTTTATTCTTTCTTCTGTTTTACGTTTACGCATAGAAGAGCCCCCTTTATATGTAATATGTATTTAGTTTTATTATAATCCAGGGGCTTTATTTGGCTGCCCGATTTTCGGGACTCTGTTCACCCCGAGGGGGCTCCGGCGAAGCCGGTGGAGGAGGGGTGCGCCCGACATGCACATAAACTAGGCGGTGTAAGTCCGCTACAGGCATTGCAGTGTGAACTGTTAGCCAAAGGCAAGGGTGTCCATCGTGAGGTGGAATCTGAAGGAAGCCGGAGGCAAACCCTCGGTCCGACGAACAGGGACCGCATGTGAGGCATTATGGGACGGACGAGTCTACCCCCCAAGACAAAGTCCTACACTGCACGAATCCCATGGTGTAAATGCGGCGGATATATGAGGAGAAAGTTTATGTGCTTACTCGGGGAGATCTTGCGGGGGCTTAACCTGAGTGCAATCCACCCAGAGATGGATGGATGAACCGCAAGAAGTCAGCAGAGGCCATAGTACTGGTAGAGAAAAAAAAAAAACAATACAGGAAGGGCTGAACGGTAACAAACTTCTCAGACGAAAGAAGGTCGGGCAATGCGAAGAAAGCAGAAAACTGCGCAAGCAGGCTGTTCATGCGAGGACAAGCTGGAAGCGGAAAGCACCATGAAAGCGCCGAGTATTGCCCACACAGAAAACGCAGGAGAAGAAAGAGCGCAAACGTTGCTCGAATGTATCCTCACCAGAGCGAACATGGCAGAGGCGTACAAACGGGTAGTCAAAAACGGAGGTGCGTCAGGCATAGATGGAATGACAGTCCAAGCGATGTATGGACACCTGAAGGAGCACTATCCCGAACTTATCCAAAGCCTCTATGATGGAAGCTACAGGCCCCAGGCAGTAAAGAGAGTAGAAATCCCCAAAGCGGACGGAGGAAAGCGCAAGCTGGGAATCCCCACGGTCATAGACCGTATGATACAGCAAGCCATCTCCCAAGTGCTGACGCCAATATTCGAGAAGCAATTCTCCGACGGCAGCTATGGATTCCGCAAAGGGAGAAGCGCCCATCAGGCAATAGAACAGGCTAGGATATATTACGGACAGGGATACAAAGTATCAGTGGATATCGACCTGGCCAAATACTTTGACACAGTCAACCACAACCTGCTCATAAAGATGCTTCGGGAAGAGATAAAAGACGAGCGTGTAATAAGGCTCGTCAGGAAATACCTCAAAAGCGGAGTAATGGAAAACGGGCTCATCAGCTCGACCACAGAAGGAACTCCGCAGGGAGGCAACCTCTCACCGCTCCTCTCCAACATCTACCTTACAAAATTTGACAAACTGACTGGAAAACAGAGGACACAAATTTGTAAGATATGCCGACGACTGCAACATATATGTCAAAAGCGCAAGAGCCGCCCAAAGAGTAATGGGAAACTGCGTCAATTATCTTGAAGGAACGCTGAAACTCAAAGTGAACCAAAAGAAAAGTTGTATCGGAAGCCCGACAAAACTCAAATTTCTTGGTTTCTCCCTCTACCCTAGCAAAGGAGAAACGAAGATAAGGGCACACGAACAAAGCCTGAAACGGTTCAAAGACAAAATCCGAAAACTTACCGCCAGGAATCAGGGACGCTCGATAGAGACCATCATGCTAAACCTCAGGAAATACACGACGGGATGGCTGGGCTACTATGCGATAGCCGAAATGAAAAGCGCGATGTTACAGCTGACTGGATGGATAAGACGCAGGATACGGCAAATCTACTGGAAACAGTGGAAAAGGATATGGCCGAAATACAAGAACCTCAGGCAGCTGGGGATCCATCACAGGGACGCGTGGCGATGGGCAAACAGCAGGCTCGGATGCTGGCATATAGCCAGAACGTGGATACTGACCACCTCACTGACCAACAAATACCTCGCCTCGCAGGGATATGACGATATCCTGCTGCGATATGAGGCAATGCGCGCTCGTTACCGAACCGCCGTATACCGAACGGTACGTACGGTGGTGTGAGAGGACGGCCTCTCAAATAATGGGAGGCCTCCTACTCGATTTGACTTTGGGTTTTGTTTTTGTTCTGGCCTTATCCTCTTCCGCGGCTTACGCCGCGGGCACTGTTTGGCGCGGAAAACCGCGCCAAACAGTACAACACTCCTTCCGACCCGGCGCAAAATCGCGCGCCGGCCCACCTCCCTCGGCGAGGGAGGCTTTAAAGGCGCTAAATCACAGTTTATCTTTTCCCCGCAATCGCGTAAACCCCAATTTATCATCCTCTCGCAATCGCATATAAGCGCCAATTCCCATGTCGATCTATTCACCCTAAATTATTGATTCATACCCAAACATGACGCGAAAGGGCCTTGTTATCCCCGTCACTTACTGTTAGAATAAAATCGTTCCATAAAAATATCTCTTATTTCGGGAGTTTCCGGGAGTAAGGGGCGCACATCAAAATCACATTACTGTCCGCGGCGGAATCTTCCGCGCGGGGAGAAAGGATGATCAAATATGTACAGTAAGACGGAGTTTCAGGATTCTTCATTCATTGACGACGCGGAGATATTAGGTTCGCTTGAAGAGGCGAAAAAACTCGCCAAAGACCATGGCGCGGTGCGCGCTATCCTCGACAAGGCGCGCGAGTGCGGCGGCCTCACCCACCGCGAGGCGGCGGTGCTGCTGGAGATCGACGACCCTCAGTTGGAGCATGAACTCTACGCGCTTGCGAAGGAGATAAAGGAGCGCATCTACGGCAGGCGCATCGTGCTTTTCGCGCCGCTTTACGTCGCGAACCACTGCGTCAACGGCTGCGTTTACTGCGGCTTTCACGCCGGCAATGCCGCGATGTGCCGCAAGAAGCTGACGATGGAGGAGATCGACCGTGAGGCGGACGCGATCTTGGCCCTCGGCCACAAGCGTATCGCGATGGAGGCCGGAGAGGACCCTGTGAATATACCCCTCGACTATATCATCGAGTGCATGAAGCGCGTCTACGCCTACAAGAACAGCCGCGGCGACTCGATACGCCGCATCAATGTCAACATCGCGGCAACCACCGTTGAGGAATACCGGCGGCTGAAGGCGGCGGAGATCGGGACTTTTATTCTCTTTCAGGAGACCTTCCACCGCCCCACCTACGCGAAGATGCATCCGAAGGGGCCGAAGAGCAATTACGACTGGCACACGACGGCGCTGTTCCGCGCGCAGGAGGGCGGCATAGACGACGTCGGCACCGGCGTGCTGTACGGGCTTTACGACTATAAATATGAGACGGTGGCCCAGCTGCTCTTCGCCGAATCGATGGAGAAGGCCTGCGGCGTGGGGCCGCACACGATCTCTGTTCCGCGCCTCCGCGAGGCCGAGGGCGTGGATATGAAGAAGTTCCCCTACATGCCGACCGACGAACAGTTCCTGCGCATCATCGCCGTCATCCGCGTCGCCACCCCCTATACGGGAATGATACTCTCGACGCGCGAGACTCCGGAGACACGCCGCCGGGCCCTCGACCTCGGCATCTCACAGGTGAGCGCGGGCTCCTGCACCGGCATCGGCGGCTACCACAAGGAGATCGGCCAGCCGGAGCAGCCGGACACGGCGCAGTTCAAGGTCTCTGACGAACGCACCCCCGACGAGGTGCTGACCTGGCTCTGCGAGGACGGCTATATCCCCAGCTACTGCACCGCCTGTTACCGCCAGGGACGCACCGGCGACCGCTTCATGTCTCTCGCGAAGTCGGGGCAGATACGCAACATCTGTCAGCCGAACGCCCTGCTCACCTTCAAGGAATACCTGATCGGATACGGCTCCGACCATTTGAAGGAACTTGGGGAAAGGGTGATCGCCGGCGAAGTGGAAAAGATACCGAGCGACAAGATCAAGGAGCTGACGAAGGAGCGCCTGCACAAGCTCGAAAACGGCGCGCAGGATCTCTATTTCTAATCTTTACAGGGCAAGCGGGGCCGCGGTCAAACGGCGGCCCCGCTTTTTTGATTGTCTATTGCAAAAACGACCGCAGGTAATCGTCGACCTGGTCGAAGTCGATCAGGAAGGCGTCGTGACCATTTTCGCTCTCTATCTCCTCGTAGCAGGCGGCTACGCCGCTTTCGGCGGCGGCGCGTACCGCCTCCTCCACCTGCCAGTTGGGGAAGAGCATGTCGCTCGAGATGCCGAGGCCGAGGAGCCGGCGGCCCGAGAAACGTTTCCAGGCTTCGTCGAGGCCTCCGCGCCCCGCGCCGATGTCATGCAGGTCCATCATCTTCGTTAAGTAAAGGTAACAGTTGGCGTCGAAGCGCTTGACGATCTCTTCGCCGTGGTAATGGAGGTAGCTCTCGACCTGAAACTGGCCGTCCCCGTCGCGCGTGGAGCCCTGCGCCATTTCCCGCATGTAGCGGTGGGATAAGGACTGCTCGACATTCGCTCCGTCCGGCTCCGCCTCGCCGTATCGGCTGTAGGCCTGCTCCAGCCTCTCAAAGAAGGCGCCTGAGGGCAGCGTGACGTTTTGCAGCGCGACAGAGCCTATCTCCTCTTTCATCGTTATTTTCCCGCCGCCGCAAGACCCTTTTCAAGATCCGCGATAATGTCTTCCACATTTTCGATGCCGACAGAGAGACGCAGCAGGCCGTCCGAGAGTCCGGCCGCCGCGCGCTGCGCCGTCGTCAGTTGGCTGTGCGTCGTGCTCGCGGGGTGGATTATCAATGTGCGCGACTCGCCGAGGTTCGCCATGTGGCCGATGAGGCTGAGGCTGTCGACGAGTTTGCGCCCCGCCTCTACGCCGCCTTTGACGCCGAAGGCGACCATGCCGCCGCAGCCGTCTTTGAGGTAGACCTTCGCCATGTCGTTCTGCGGATGGCTGGGCAGACCCGGATAGCGGACCCATTCCACCTGCGGATGGTTTTCAAGGAATTGCGCCACGGCAAGGCCGTTCGCGCTGTGGCGTTCCATGCGCAGCCCCAGCGTGCCGAGAGAGAGGTGGAGCAGATAGGCGTCAAAGGCCGAGGGACAGCCGCCGAGATCGCGCAGGATCGCGGCGTGGAGCTTCGCGGCCAGCGCCGCCTTGCCGAAACGCTCCGTAAAGACGATATCGTGATAGGCCCTGTCCGGCTTCGCCAGCTCGGGGAACTTATCGGGATAGGCGGCCCAGTCAAAATTGCCGCCGTCGACGACGGCGCCGCCGATGAGGTTGCCGTTGCCCGAGATATACTTCGTCGTCGAATGGACGACGACGTGCGCGCCCCACTCGATCGGGCGGCAAAGCGCCGGCGTCGCGAATGTGTTGTCGATGATGAGCGGCACCCCCTGGCGGCGGGCGATGCGCGAAAGCGCCTCCAGCGGCGCGACGTTCATCATCGGATTGCCGACGACTTCGGTGATAATGCCGCGGGTCCCGTCATTGACGGCCTGCTCCACCTGGCAGGGATGGTCGCTGTCGACGAGGATCGTCTCCACGCCGAAGCGCGAGAAGATGTTTTGCAGCAGCGTCAGCGTGCCTCCGTAGACCTTGCGTGAGACGACGAGGTTCGTGCCGGAGGAGCAGAGCGCGGTGATCAGGTGGGCAAAGGCCGCCTGCCCGGAAGAGGTGGCCAGCGTGCCCACCCCGCCCTCAAGAGCGTTGAGCCCAGCCTCAAAGGCCTGGACGGTCGGATTCGCGAGCCTCGAATAGATAAAACCGCCCTCTTCGAGGTTGAAGAGCCCCGCGGCGTGGGCGCTGTCGCGGAACTGGAAGGCCGAAGAGGCATAGATCGGCAGCCCCGCCGCCCCCGTTGCCGAATCGCAGCTCCACCCCGAGTGGAGCGCCTTTGTCATAAAACCGCGCTTTTTGTTCTCATCCATCTAAAATATCCCCTTCCGCATAATAAAAAAGGCTCTGCTAAAAAAAGCAGAGCCGGCTGAACAGATTACGAAATTTTTCGTCTACTGTCTCAGAGAGGCCCTGCCGCTATCGCACATCATCATGCACATCCGCATATATGAAAAGCTCCCCACGCAAAGCCCTCCCGAAAAAATAGAATTTCAGACATTCTAACGGCGCGCGCGATGCTTTGTCAAGGAGCAATAAAAATTCATGCAATGAAAATTCAACACGAAAATGAAAATTCGACTGTCAATAGCCAGAGAAAAAGTCACCCCAAATGGTCAAAGAAAATGTCACTATTCCTTTGAATTATGGTATCATCCTTGGTAGTCACATTTGTAGATCTGCCCCGCCAGGGGTGGTCTGAAGCAGGTTTGTGTGGTGACACAACACCTGCTTTTTTCTTTGAATCACTATGGGTCGCTTTTTTCGGCATCTCCACCTGTTTCATCAATATAGCCCTGTCGTTACGCATGATGTATATCTCTCCTTTAACGGTCTGTCTAACTTCAACGGTGCTTCCTGGAGTCATGTATATACTGCCGTCAACCGGAATATATATCCGACTGTTGTAAGATATAGTGTTTCCGCCGCCTATCTTTCTTTCACAGCGCAGAACAAAGACCAGATCCAGATCAATTCTCTTGTCGAATTTGAGATACACAGAGTTTTCTACTTTTGGTTCAACGGAAAATCTGGCGTTGTAATCATCCAGAAAGAGTGGGAGGAAGCTATTAGCCTCTTCAATGTTCCTGATTCCATTGAGCCTGAGTTCCGCCGCAAGCCTGTCCTGAAAAGTATTCCACAGCCGTTCTATACGTCCTTTAGCCTGGGGCGTATTGGCAAATATCTGCTTTATGCCTAAATCATTCAGTGCATGGCCAAAATTCGACAGGTGAATTGATACGCCTTTCAATTCGTCTTCGAGGGTCAGCTCCTTAGGAGACTTGAATATCGTGTGCCTGTCGCTGTAAATATAAAGGGGCAGTCCATAATCCCTTATACCCATC
The window above is part of the Cloacibacillus evryensis DSM 19522 genome. Proteins encoded here:
- a CDS encoding IS3 family transposase gives rise to the protein MNKNTYGYRRMTLWLNNFIGIHVNNKRVRRVMKKAGLQAEIRKKKKFKVMSGNIHSYENILNREFRSDRPNQKLVTDITYIRTKRVIYSSP
- the hydG gene encoding [FeFe] hydrogenase H-cluster radical SAM maturase HydG, with translation MYSKTEFQDSSFIDDAEILGSLEEAKKLAKDHGAVRAILDKARECGGLTHREAAVLLEIDDPQLEHELYALAKEIKERIYGRRIVLFAPLYVANHCVNGCVYCGFHAGNAAMCRKKLTMEEIDREADAILALGHKRIAMEAGEDPVNIPLDYIIECMKRVYAYKNSRGDSIRRINVNIAATTVEEYRRLKAAEIGTFILFQETFHRPTYAKMHPKGPKSNYDWHTTALFRAQEGGIDDVGTGVLYGLYDYKYETVAQLLFAESMEKACGVGPHTISVPRLREAEGVDMKKFPYMPTDEQFLRIIAVIRVATPYTGMILSTRETPETRRRALDLGISQVSAGSCTGIGGYHKEIGQPEQPDTAQFKVSDERTPDEVLTWLCEDGYIPSYCTACYRQGRTGDRFMSLAKSGQIRNICQPNALLTFKEYLIGYGSDHLKELGERVIAGEVEKIPSDKIKELTKERLHKLENGAQDLYF
- a CDS encoding helix-turn-helix domain-containing protein; this encodes MRKRKTEERIKAIEMHKQGIPRRRIAEELGVSHDSVKTWISLYKSGQKDLLDDTRKKNLQQGCKT
- a CDS encoding ISNCY family transposase, whose protein sequence is MTKKEVRRVEVLSIALSGGLTNKDASELLGVCVRQFIRIKKKFLQEGAQGLVHGNRGRNPVHAITDEVRGEVVSLFKERYYDFNISHFTEHLNERECISISRSSVSRILKLEGIRSKRSVNKKPKAHRPRQRKESSGMLWQTDASSHKWFGKDGDSATLHAFMDDAAGIVTGAFFIESECFVGYAEAIKMGIRDYGLPLYIYSDRHTIFKSPKELTLEDELKGVSIHLSNFGHALNDLGIKQIFANTPQAKGRIERLWNTFQDRLAAELRLNGIRNIEEANSFLPLFLDDYNARFSVEPKVENSVYLKFDKRIDLDLVFVLRCERKIGGGNTISYNSRIYIPVDGSIYMTPGSTVEVRQTVKGEIYIMRNDRAILMKQVEMPKKATHSDSKKKAGVVSPHKPASDHPWRGRSTNVTTKDDTIIQRNSDIFFDHLG
- the rplS gene encoding 50S ribosomal protein L19; this encodes MQDPRIALVEKKFHKDADSIPEFRSGDTVKVHVKVKEGNRERIQVFEGVVIGRQHGGLRENFIVRKMSNGVGVERIFPVHCPSIDKIEVTRKGKVRRAKLYYLRKLSGKAARIKERRDFN
- a CDS encoding reverse transcriptase domain-containing protein, encoding MRRKQKTAQAGCSCEDKLEAESTMKAPSIAHTENAGEERAQTLLECILTRANMAEAYKRVVKNGGASGIDGMTVQAMYGHLKEHYPELIQSLYDGSYRPQAVKRVEIPKADGGKRKLGIPTVIDRMIQQAISQVLTPIFEKQFSDGSYGFRKGRSAHQAIEQARIYYGQGYKVSVDIDLAKYFDTVNHNLLIKMLREEIKDERVIRLVRKYLKSGVMENGLISSTTEGTPQGGNLSPLLSNIYLTKFDKLTGKQRTQICKICRRLQHICQKRKSRPKSNGKLRQLS
- the trmD gene encoding tRNA (guanosine(37)-N1)-methyltransferase TrmD; its protein translation is MKISIVTAFPELMRSYLAASVLGRAVAAGKLDAGVIDIRDFAEGDYRQIDDYCYGSGGMMLMAEPLAKALASVSEGGKPYVVYPSPQGTHLYQELVEDLSRKEHLVIICGHYEGVDERFTQKYVDMEISLGDFVLTGGEMPAMAIVDAVSRLIPGVVGNNSSVTEDSFYSGMLDTPHYTRPAEWRGERVPEVLTNGDAKAIDRWRRRRSVERTLDRRPDIAARAGIIPWLSGGAYVMEVHYPVLDKRGEKSSTAITGMDLHDIARACRTYGIKKYLLVTPLAQQREMAKRIAGHWTSGWGSEYNPDRKEAFSTLKIFASVQKALAWVLEKEKREPFKIATTAKRHAGARHWLSLKREILKKDHSPVFMFGTGWGLHDEVMDISDAVMTPITGGCDGWNHLSVRSAVGITLDRFFGWR
- a CDS encoding O-acetylhomoserine aminocarboxypropyltransferase/cysteine synthase family protein, giving the protein MDENKKRGFMTKALHSGWSCDSATGAAGLPIYASSAFQFRDSAHAAGLFNLEEGGFIYSRLANPTVQAFEAGLNALEGGVGTLATSSGQAAFAHLITALCSSGTNLVVSRKVYGGTLTLLQNIFSRFGVETILVDSDHPCQVEQAVNDGTRGIITEVVGNPMMNVAPLEALSRIARRQGVPLIIDNTFATPALCRPIEWGAHVVVHSTTKYISGNGNLIGGAVVDGGNFDWAAYPDKFPELAKPDRAYHDIVFTERFGKAALAAKLHAAILRDLGGCPSAFDAYLLHLSLGTLGLRMERHSANGLAVAQFLENHPQVEWVRYPGLPSHPQNDMAKVYLKDGCGGMVAFGVKGGVEAGRKLVDSLSLIGHMANLGESRTLIIHPASTTHSQLTTAQRAAAGLSDGLLRLSVGIENVEDIIADLEKGLAAAGK
- a CDS encoding group II intron maturase-specific domain-containing protein, whose translation is MYVKSARAAQRVMGNCVNYLEGTLKLKVNQKKSCIGSPTKLKFLGFSLYPSKGETKIRAHEQSLKRFKDKIRKLTARNQGRSIETIMLNLRKYTTGWLGYYAIAEMKSAMLQLTGWIRRRIRQIYWKQWKRIWPKYKNLRQLGIHHRDAWRWANSRLGCWHIARTWILTTSLTNKYLASQGYDDILLRYEAMRARYRTAVYRTVRTVV
- a CDS encoding transposase — translated: MYTNKKGNIFLSMIKDLFDNSIQGYQISRNNNIKLVTDTLKKAFENNNKVVADGPILHSDQGFQYTSHAYFNLTQRYGLKVSMSRKGNCLDNACAENFFSHIKSELVNRVKMGELRGGQRCYRQIYKVL
- a CDS encoding transposase translates to MIQGKRTYSKAVKLEAVSAHLEEGRTMVDVTSSFNISSPSLLRRWCKEFIEQGDISSSKQDCPDKKLEVTNSIEKIKELEMQVDVLKKP
- the rimM gene encoding ribosome maturation factor RimM (Essential for efficient processing of 16S rRNA), whose protein sequence is MSKKTEGTPEDRCEIGKIVGVHGVRGDMLLLPQTDFPERFLGMKKLDVTVAGKPMRTFKVSRIEPYEGKNTFFLRLQGVESRDAAEAMKGAVITIAKDERVDLEEDEYWLDDIIGLAVFDHATGERLGEITEVMYTGSNDVYVVKTSGGTSKAIPAVADVIKNVDPANGTMTVNIPEGLWD